From a single Miscanthus floridulus cultivar M001 chromosome 8, ASM1932011v1, whole genome shotgun sequence genomic region:
- the LOC136473243 gene encoding CSC1-like protein At3g21620 isoform X1, giving the protein MAPLDAERRSIPTHRIPRIIGDSIPMKEIFFVTYVMVDGWTGIAGDIEVIFFHLKNFFLVKIEKGREEAMDTGSICIDFRICCLPPPGTEHQRLQSVKQRDI; this is encoded by the exons ATGGCACCCCTTGACGCCGAGCGGAGATCCATCCCAACTCACCG CATACCAAGGATCATTGGTGACTCCATCCCGATGAAGGAAATTTTTTTCGTAACATATGTAATGGTTGATGGTTGGACTGGGATAGCTGGTGATATTGAGGTGATATTCTTCCATCTGAAGAACTTTTTCCTGGTCAAAATTGAAAAGGGCAGAGAAGAGGCAATGGATACTGGCAGCATCTGCATTGACTTCCGCATATGTTGTCTTCCGCCACCAGGTACAGAACATCAGAGGCTGCAATCAGTGAAGCAAAG
- the LOC136473243 gene encoding CSC1-like protein At3g21620 isoform X2, with product MAPLDAERRSIPTHRIPRIIGDSIPMKEIFFVTYVMVDGWTGIAGDIEVIFFHLKNFFLVKIEKGREEAMDTGSICIDFRICCLPPPGTEHQRLQSVKQR from the exons ATGGCACCCCTTGACGCCGAGCGGAGATCCATCCCAACTCACCG CATACCAAGGATCATTGGTGACTCCATCCCGATGAAGGAAATTTTTTTCGTAACATATGTAATGGTTGATGGTTGGACTGGGATAGCTGGTGATATTGAGGTGATATTCTTCCATCTGAAGAACTTTTTCCTGGTCAAAATTGAAAAGGGCAGAGAAGAGGCAATGGATACTGGCAGCATCTGCATTGACTTCCGCATATGTTGTCTTCCGCCACCAGGTACAGAACATCAGAGGCTGCAATCAGTGAAGCAAAG